Proteins co-encoded in one Setaria viridis chromosome 9, Setaria_viridis_v4.0, whole genome shotgun sequence genomic window:
- the LOC117840663 gene encoding uncharacterized protein isoform X2, protein MTMLHLPSCHLAAHPVYRGAGSGASTTLRSVGDQRSSSRSRKGPFQNCPSPRSFTTCALKTPSYGGRSREKINPRDLFTFSYRFNTDIPMSETQGASIDEYLQNSPRIVGAVFPDQRKRRKLNDEEWSVQLLPIQFLFLSASPVIVMRFARKSGGKEYPPNVPVHATSLLLMEVTDYKLNGLDSNAMPSHLALTVRGLMYPQREGRKSLRGHVEMTVGFNLPPVLAMVPESIIRGVGETVLRQMAEQMKQDFDTGLAADFKKYRREKLTERRTSP, encoded by the exons ATGACAATGCTACACCTCCCTTCATGCCATCTTGCAGCTCATCCAG TGTATAGGGGTGCTGGATCAGGAGCGAGCACAACACTCAGATCGGTGGGAGATCAGAGatcaagctcaagatcaagaAAGGGCCCTTTTCAGAACTGTCCATCGCCGCGGTCGTTCACGACATGCGCTCTGAAGACGCCTTCGTATGGCGGCAGGTCGAGGGAGAAGATCAATCCCAGAGACCTGTTCACCTTCTCCTACAGGTTCAACACCGACATCCCTATGAGTGAAACACAAGGG GCTTCCATCGATGAGTACCTGCAGAACAGTCCCAGGATCGTTGGAGCTGTGTTTCCGGATCAGCGCAAGAGAAGAAAGCTCAATGAT GAAGAATGGAGCGTCCAGCTTCTGCCCATCcagttcctcttcctctcggcgtCGCCGGTGATCGTGATGCGCTTCGCCAGAAAATCCGGCGGGAAGGAGTACCCGCCCAACGTCCCCGTCCAcgccaccagcctcctcctcaTGGAAGTG ACTGATTACAAGCTGAACGGTCTGGACAGCAACGCCATGCCGTCGCACCTCGCCCTCACCGTCCGGGGCTTGATGTACCCGCagcgggaggggaggaagagCCTCAGGGGCCACGTCGAGATGACCGTCGGCTTCAACCTCCCGCCGGTGCTCGCCATGGTCCCGGAGAGCATCATCCGAGGCGTCGGCGAGACG GTGCTGAGGCAGATGGCGGAGCAGATGAAGCAAGACTTCGATACAGGGCTGGCGGCAGATTTCAAGAAGTACAGGAGGGAGAAGCTGACTGAGAGGCGCACTTCGCCCTGA
- the LOC117840664 gene encoding uncharacterized protein translates to MATSSPSLPPPPPAAASTTLAGNLTASSLLSIPPPRPRLAAAHRRAVVAAAASPRPPPPPSQEGDGGDEHEVERAMGMDGGIPGTSGEFLRRVSSRAYGMRRHLMESLDSLAYDVLETNPWREDSKPVYVLARSDNHLWTMKTRRSRNEVERELGMLFSKGGGSGVGTKSKYSGSKFNMVVEDIREGVLVFEDEDDAVKYCDLLQGGGQGCEGIAEIEASSVFSMCQKMKALAVLFRRGRTPPLPQSLERDLRARKRSMED, encoded by the exons ATGGCAACTTCATCGCcgtccctcccgccgccgccgccggccgcggcctcgACCACGCTGGCCGGGAACCTCACGGCCTCCTCCCTCCTgtccatcccgccgccgcgcccgcgcctcgCCGCGGCGCACCGCCGGGCGGTcgtggccgcggccgcgtcgccccgccccccgcccccgccgtcgcaggagggggacggcggcgacgagcatgAGGTGGAGAGGGCGATGGGGATGGATGGCGGCATCCCCGGGACCTCCGGCGAGTTCCTGCGCCGCGTCTCCTCCCGCGCCTACGGCATGCGGCGCCACCTCATGGAGTCACTCGACTCCCTCGCCTACGATG TATTGGAGACAAACCCATGGAGAGAAGATTCCAAGCCAGTCTATGTTCTGGCCAGAAGTGATAACCATCTATGGACAATGAAAACTCGCAGGAGTCGCAA TGAAGTCGAAAGGGAACTTGGAATGCTTTTCTCAAAGGGAGGGGGATCAGGAGTTGGGACTAAATCAAAGTACTCTGGCTCCAAGTTTAATATGGTTGTTGAAGATATCAGAGAGGGAGTTCTG GTAtttgaggatgaggatgatgctgTAAAATATTGTGACCTTCTGCAGGGTGGCGGTCAAGGTTGTGAGGGAATTGCAGAGATAGAAGCGTCATCA GTTTTCAGCATGTGCCAGAAAATGAAAGCCCTTGCTGTTCTTTTCCGCCGTGGGAGGACTCCTCCGTTGCCTCAAAGCCTCGAGCGTGATTTAAGGGCGAGAAAGCGGTCAATGGAAGATTAA
- the LOC117837629 gene encoding uncharacterized protein has protein sequence MAEAKDDGVMAEAQVAQPLGRWPILSYGVGHMLNDITSACWFTYLLLFLQQIGLAPRDAAVVMLSGQVADGLMTILAGEMIDRFGRFKLWHIGGSVLVGVSFSSVFGGCLLCTILGTDSYLVRTVGYSFFAAVFNIGWAATQVSHMSMVNCMTLNPTSRVALASCRNAFTMVANLGLYAIALAVFGVIKAKECSDIVLQYRWIAYLSIFLGCCFLVVFHIGTKEPTLKSESNCKKKARISWGYWFKKTLYYQVALLYMLARLITNVSQSLIAFYVTRDLRMNEYSKATIPAIIFCCSFVVSIVLQEIKWNSRRLKSLLTVGATLWVISGVAVFVLPSQMHNLMYPLAMVIGVANALLMVTTVGLESALVGEDLNGCAFVYGSLSFLDKISCGIALFVLESYEDTMSCGETRGLNTVSRYGTGLIPSCFALLSLVVTSTLRLQDAATPTAAALEAPLLV, from the exons ATGGCCGAGGCGAAGGATGATGGGGTCATGGCCGAGGCACAGGTTGCTCAGCCTCTCGGACGGTGGCCGATACTGTCCTACGGCGTCGGGCACATGCTCAACGACATCACCTCGGCTTGCTGGTTCACGTACCTGCTGCTCTTCTTGCAGCAAATCGGCCTTGCTCCAAG AGATGCCGCAGTTGTGATGCTCTCAGGCCAGGTTGCAGATGGGCTGATGACGATCCTCGCAGGAGAGATG ATCGACAGATTTGGCCGCTTTAAGTTGTGGCACATTGGAGGATCAGTCCTAGTTGGAGTTTCCTTCTCCTCAGTATTCGGTGGCTGCCTGCTCTGCACCATTCTAGGGACAGATTCATATCTCGTGAGGACAGTCGGTTATAGTTTCTTCGCAGCGGTGTTCAACATCGGTTGGGCAGCCACACAAGTTTCCCACAT GTCAATGGTGAACTGCATGACACTGAATCCAACAAGCCGTGTAGCCTTAGCAAGTTGCAGAAATGCATTTACTATG GTGGCGAATCTTGGTTTGTATGCGATTGCATTAGCTGTCTTTGGTGTCATAAAGGCGAAAGAATGCTCAGACATTGTTCTTCAG TACCGGTGGATAGCATATCTGTCCATTTTCTTAGGATGCTGCTTCCTGGTGGTCTTTCACATTGGAACCAAGGAACCGAC CTTGAAGTCTGAATCTAACTGCAAGAAGAAAGCTCGGATTTCCTGGGGATACTGGTTCAAGAAGACCTTGTACTACCAAGTTGCTCTCCTGTATATGCTTGCAAGACTGATCACAAACGTCTCTCAG TCGCTCATCGCTTTCTACGTCACCAGAGACTTGAGAATGAATGAATACTCGAAAGCAACA ATACCAGCGATCATAttctgctgcagcttcgtcgTGTCCATCGTCCTTCAG GAGATCAAGTGGAACAGCCGCCGCCTCAAGTCCCTCCTGACCGTCGGCGCGACGCTGTGGGTGATCTCCGGCGTGGCGGTCTTCGTCCTCCCGAGCCAGATGCACAACCTCATGTACCCTCTCGCCATGGTCATCGGCGTTGCCAACGCGCTCCTCATG GTCACGACGGTTGGGCTGGAGAGCGCGCTGGTAGGGGAGGACCTCAACGGCTGCGCGTTCGTCTACGGCTCGCTCAGCTTCCTGGACAAGATCTCCTGCGGGATCGCTCTGTTCGTCCTCGAATCGTACGAAG ACACGATGAGCTGCGGCGAGACGCGGGGACTGAACACGGTGAGCAGGTACGGGACGGGCCTGATCCCCTCCTGCTTCGCCCTCCTCTCCCTGGTGGTCACCTCCACGCTAAGGCTGCAGGACGCCGCCACTCCGACAGCCGCTGCGCTGGAAGCGCCGCTACTTGTCTGA
- the LOC117840663 gene encoding uncharacterized protein isoform X1, whose protein sequence is MTMLHLPSCHLAAHPVYRGAGSGASTTLRSVGDQRSSSRSRKGPFQNCPSPRSFTTCALKTPSYGGRSREKINPRDLFTFSYRFNTDIPMSETQGVGRACHASIDEYLQNSPRIVGAVFPDQRKRRKLNDEEWSVQLLPIQFLFLSASPVIVMRFARKSGGKEYPPNVPVHATSLLLMEVTDYKLNGLDSNAMPSHLALTVRGLMYPQREGRKSLRGHVEMTVGFNLPPVLAMVPESIIRGVGETVLRQMAEQMKQDFDTGLAADFKKYRREKLTERRTSP, encoded by the exons ATGACAATGCTACACCTCCCTTCATGCCATCTTGCAGCTCATCCAG TGTATAGGGGTGCTGGATCAGGAGCGAGCACAACACTCAGATCGGTGGGAGATCAGAGatcaagctcaagatcaagaAAGGGCCCTTTTCAGAACTGTCCATCGCCGCGGTCGTTCACGACATGCGCTCTGAAGACGCCTTCGTATGGCGGCAGGTCGAGGGAGAAGATCAATCCCAGAGACCTGTTCACCTTCTCCTACAGGTTCAACACCGACATCCCTATGAGTGAAACACAAGGGGTAGGTCGCGCATGTCAT GCTTCCATCGATGAGTACCTGCAGAACAGTCCCAGGATCGTTGGAGCTGTGTTTCCGGATCAGCGCAAGAGAAGAAAGCTCAATGAT GAAGAATGGAGCGTCCAGCTTCTGCCCATCcagttcctcttcctctcggcgtCGCCGGTGATCGTGATGCGCTTCGCCAGAAAATCCGGCGGGAAGGAGTACCCGCCCAACGTCCCCGTCCAcgccaccagcctcctcctcaTGGAAGTG ACTGATTACAAGCTGAACGGTCTGGACAGCAACGCCATGCCGTCGCACCTCGCCCTCACCGTCCGGGGCTTGATGTACCCGCagcgggaggggaggaagagCCTCAGGGGCCACGTCGAGATGACCGTCGGCTTCAACCTCCCGCCGGTGCTCGCCATGGTCCCGGAGAGCATCATCCGAGGCGTCGGCGAGACG GTGCTGAGGCAGATGGCGGAGCAGATGAAGCAAGACTTCGATACAGGGCTGGCGGCAGATTTCAAGAAGTACAGGAGGGAGAAGCTGACTGAGAGGCGCACTTCGCCCTGA
- the LOC117837632 gene encoding uncharacterized protein — MARSMRLAVPAALLLLLLLAVAAVGEVAAKTTVEDVTEQGGKEEESWTGWAKDKITEGLGLKHHPDVDEEEAARKAGHTAKSARESAQHAASEVGKKAGDAKDAAGDAAAGASSKAGHAKDQAKETVKGAAGEASSKAGYAKEKTKEAAEAASQRGAEAHERSKQGKAKVEEKAREKAGQGYEGAKDMAGKAHETLRQTTDAAAEKAGAAKDAAWETTAAAKDKAGAAKDAAANKAGAAANKAGAAKDAAWEKTGSAKDAAADKAGAAKDAAWEKAEAAGKKAQQSKEAAKGKATEKAASAKDAAWETVEAAKEKANEGYEKVKEKARETADTAKERIGEVKEKVAGPDTDNKGKHRRADADKYRSEDEL; from the exons ATGGCGCGGTCGATGAGGCTCGCCGtcccggcggcgctgctgctgctgctgcttctggcAGTGGCCGCGGtgggcgaggtggcggcgaagACGACCGTCGAGGACGTGACGGAGCAGggcggcaaggaggaggagtCGTGGACGGGCTGGGCCAAGGACAAGATCACCGAGGGGCTCGGGCTCAAGCACCACCCCGacgtcgacgaggaggaggccgcgcgCAAGGCCGGCCACACCGCCAAGTCCGCGCGCGAGTCCGCCCAGCACGCCGCCTCCG AGGTAGGGAAGAAGGCGGGGGACGCCAAGGACGCGGCgggggatgcggcggcgggcgcgtcgAGCAAGGCGGGCCATGCCAAGGACCAGGCGAAGGAGACGGTgaagggcgcggccggcgaggcgtcGAGCAAGGCGGGGTACGCCAAGGAGAAGACCAaggaggcggccgaggcggcgagCCAGCGGGGCGCAGAGGCGCACGAGCGGTCGAAGCAGGGCAAGGCCAAGGTCGAGGAGAAGGCCAGGGAGAAGGCCGGGCAGGGATACGAGGGTGCCAAGGACATGGCCGGCAAGGCGCACGAGACGCTGCGGCAGACCACGGACGCTGCCGCGGAGAAGGCCGGCGCGGCCAAGGACGCCGCGTGGGAGaccacggccgccgccaagGACAAGGCCGGCGCGGCCAAGGACGCCGCGGCGAAtaaggccggcgcggcggcgaatAAGGCCGGCGCGGCCAAGGACGCCGCGTGGGAGAAGACGGGCTCGGCCAAGGATGCGGCGGCGGACAAGGCCGGCGCGGCCAAGGACGCGGCGTGGgagaaggcggaggcggcgggcaagAAGGCGCAGCAGTCGAAGGAGGCGGCCAAGGGGAAGGCCACGGAGAAGGCGGCGTCGGCCAAGGACGCGGCGTGGGAGACGGTGGAGGCGGCCAAGGAGAAGGCCAACGAGGGGTACGAGAAGGTGAAGGAGAAGGCGCGGGAGACGGCCGACACGGCCAAGGAGAGGATCGGGGAGGTGAAGGAGAAGGTCGCCGGCCCCGACACCGACAACAAGGGGAAGCACCGGAGGGCGGACGCGGACAAGTACCGGTCGGAGGACGAGCTGTGA